Proteins found in one Pseudoxanthomonas sp. SL93 genomic segment:
- a CDS encoding TonB-dependent receptor: protein MKRKHLSLAIGCVLLSSMPMAWAQDSTGASQPPATSATTLDSVKVTARKREETLQDVPVAVTAFTAETLDQMGIDDIGELDAQVPNLTIYAARGSTSTVTAYIRGVGQADPLWGVDPGVGIYLDDVYIARPQGALLDVFDVERIEVLRGPQGTLYGKNTIGGAIKYISRGLPQETTGFASVTVGNYNQLDVKAALGGEIGGKDSGLRGRVSVASMNRDGFGENTYTDQDVSDKEINAARFQLGAYAGDDLDIQFAFDYMDDQSGVRGAKMLAPNPLAPAYPPTEDRYDIRSGMKNINDTEMKGASATVNWRATDNWAFKYIIAKRESDTETNIDFDTTPLPLVDVRAFYSDSQVSQELQANFDGGGRARGVMGLYWFNGDAGGQVLNYFSNPLLPPALTNPLFGDTQGVVNTESIALYADWTFDLTDRLKLDVGARYTDEDKHAIALNRFYTNNQYTTSWGTAANFDKTVNFKNVSPKVSLDYQITPDIMVYGLASRGFKSGGYNIRANTTAVPRSGEPFDDEKVDSFEVGSKMSLLDQRMFLNLAYFYNKYEDIQLSVFTSYTLPNGSQSFFGDFTNAGKGTVQGVEVEYQFLPTQNWLISGNLAWLDAEYDEFITSGVNVADTQYFTNAPEFSGAVNVEYRTDLANGGRLSARVGYSYQSEVWPTTDLSPVIKQEGYGLANAGVIWKVNDAWSLSLQGSNLTDEEYRTTGYNIPAYGVLTGFYGTPRQYSLTARYDF, encoded by the coding sequence ATGAAGCGCAAGCACCTGAGCCTGGCCATCGGTTGTGTCCTGTTGTCGTCCATGCCAATGGCATGGGCGCAGGACAGCACCGGCGCCAGCCAACCGCCAGCCACCAGCGCCACCACGCTCGATTCGGTCAAGGTCACCGCGCGCAAGCGCGAGGAGACCCTGCAGGACGTCCCGGTGGCCGTCACCGCCTTCACCGCGGAAACGCTGGACCAGATGGGTATCGACGACATCGGCGAGCTGGATGCGCAGGTGCCCAACCTGACCATCTATGCCGCACGCGGTTCCACCAGCACGGTCACCGCCTACATCCGCGGCGTCGGCCAGGCCGATCCGCTGTGGGGCGTGGACCCGGGCGTGGGCATCTACCTGGACGACGTGTACATCGCCCGTCCGCAGGGTGCGCTGCTCGACGTGTTCGACGTGGAGCGCATCGAAGTGCTGCGTGGCCCGCAGGGCACGCTGTACGGCAAGAACACCATCGGCGGCGCCATCAAGTACATCTCGCGCGGCCTGCCGCAGGAGACCACCGGCTTCGCCTCGGTCACCGTGGGCAACTACAACCAGCTGGACGTGAAGGCCGCGCTGGGCGGCGAGATCGGCGGCAAGGACAGCGGCCTGCGCGGTCGCGTGTCGGTGGCCAGCATGAACCGCGACGGCTTCGGCGAGAACACCTATACCGACCAGGACGTCAGCGACAAGGAGATCAACGCGGCACGCTTCCAGCTGGGTGCCTATGCCGGCGACGACCTCGACATCCAGTTCGCGTTCGACTACATGGACGACCAGTCCGGCGTGCGCGGCGCCAAGATGCTCGCGCCCAATCCGCTGGCGCCGGCTTATCCGCCCACCGAAGACCGCTACGACATCCGCAGCGGCATGAAGAACATCAACGACACCGAGATGAAGGGGGCTTCGGCCACGGTCAACTGGCGTGCGACCGACAACTGGGCGTTCAAGTACATCATCGCCAAGCGGGAGTCGGACACCGAAACCAACATCGACTTCGACACTACGCCGCTGCCGCTGGTGGACGTGCGCGCCTTCTACAGCGACAGCCAGGTCAGCCAGGAACTGCAGGCCAACTTCGACGGCGGCGGACGCGCGCGCGGCGTGATGGGCCTGTACTGGTTCAACGGCGACGCCGGTGGGCAGGTGTTGAACTACTTCTCCAATCCATTGCTGCCGCCCGCCCTGACCAATCCGCTGTTCGGCGATACCCAGGGCGTGGTCAACACCGAAAGCATCGCGCTGTACGCGGACTGGACCTTCGACCTGACCGATCGCCTGAAGCTGGACGTGGGCGCGCGCTACACCGACGAGGACAAGCACGCCATCGCGCTGAACCGCTTCTACACCAACAACCAGTACACCACCTCGTGGGGCACGGCGGCCAATTTCGACAAGACGGTCAACTTCAAGAACGTCTCGCCGAAGGTCTCGCTGGACTACCAGATCACGCCGGACATCATGGTCTACGGCCTGGCGTCGCGTGGCTTCAAGTCGGGCGGCTACAACATCCGCGCCAACACCACCGCGGTGCCGCGCTCGGGCGAGCCGTTCGACGACGAGAAGGTCGACAGCTTCGAAGTGGGCAGCAAGATGTCGCTGCTCGACCAGCGCATGTTCCTGAACCTGGCCTACTTCTACAACAAGTACGAGGACATCCAGCTGTCGGTGTTCACCTCGTACACCCTGCCCAACGGCAGCCAGAGCTTCTTCGGCGACTTCACCAACGCCGGCAAGGGCACCGTGCAGGGCGTCGAAGTGGAATACCAGTTCCTGCCCACGCAGAACTGGCTGATCAGCGGCAACCTGGCCTGGCTGGATGCGGAATACGACGAGTTCATCACCAGCGGCGTCAACGTGGCCGACACGCAGTACTTCACCAACGCGCCCGAGTTCTCCGGTGCCGTCAACGTGGAATACCGCACCGACTTGGCCAATGGTGGCCGCCTGTCCGCGCGCGTGGGCTATTCGTACCAGTCGGAAGTGTGGCCCACCACCGACCTGAGCCCGGTGATCAAGCAGGAAGGGTATGGCCTGGCGAATGCGGGCGTCATCTGGAAGGTCAACGATGCGTGGAGCCTGTCGCTGCAGGGCAGCAACCTGACCGACGAGGAATACCGCACCACCGGCTACAACATCCCGGCGTACGGCGTGCTGACCGGGTTCTACGGGACGCCGAGGCAGTACAGCCTGACCGCGCGCTACGACTTCTGA
- a CDS encoding PAS-domain containing protein codes for MLSVGMVVLAALLWLGVLFGSALYAERHPRVLATQWPYIYALSLAVYCTSWTFFGTVTQAARYGWPLPPTFVGTILLYACGAFLLVRLVRLARESNATSLADLIATRLGKDGWLAAAVTLIAALGLIPYIALQLKAVAMSFALLTRSPGSDDLPAWQDSALYVALAMAVFAMLFGTRRASAVEHNRGLVLAMAFESLFKLAAMLALGLFVWFGLPDVVAAPPPVAPASTTYGFMPLVVLGVLAMFTLPHQIHVGVVECRDEAHVRTARWMFPLYMVLMAAPLLPLARAGGAMFGDTVPSDLYVLALPLSQGQQGLALLAFLGGLSAATGMVVVSTLTLSLMIGNHWLAPGLLRGGWLRGTGGDLRGAVLTQRRIGIMAVMLLAWAYSRLIAGNDALADVGAVSFSALATLAPALAFAIWRPQTSPRAVIAGIVAGFLVWAWLLLLPVAMDARGVSPAWLHTGPFGLSGLSPDGFFGLTGWSRLGRAVGVSLFVGTVVTLLVASWRGSAPRRHDSRGFDAQTLRDAGRRFLPRERVEELLLGAPRTGPVPAAIEARLERELAAVLGSASARLLMDAARRESGDLETVAAIVGEVSQDLRFNQQVLEAALQNMSQGISVVDRDQRLVAWNRRYEQMFGFPPELLQVGRPIADLTRWALQRMPQRGQDERALDRRLAFMRAGTPHLTERVFPDGSIVEIRGNPMPGGGFVATYTDVTASRQAERELKLANETLEQRVVERTTLLETAKREAEHANDAKSRFLTAIGHDLLQPLHAAQLFTDALSQQVLEPRQRESVVQVRGALDSTTDLLTGLLDMSRLEAGGLVPEPRDFPLAEVLEPLASEFRVLAHERGLAFRFVPTRAWVHTDPQLLRRILQNFLANAVRYTPRGGVLLGVRRAGRDGLRIEVLDTGPGIAETEQRAIFEEFRRGDDVPGQGLGLGLSIADRIAGLLQAPLSLRSRLGHGAAFVVTLPRVAAPLSADAMPIGKPGLGGRRVLAVDNDPDALAALQQVLEGWGCEVAIASGGAGAEAAVQARAADLWLFDYHLDDDDTGVALALRLQARFGLRPCLILSADQTEAVRRAVRDADLPLLAKPVRPLALKSVLDRLLAARISDVGAT; via the coding sequence GTGCTGAGCGTCGGCATGGTGGTGCTGGCCGCGTTGCTGTGGCTGGGCGTGCTGTTCGGTTCGGCGCTGTATGCCGAGCGCCACCCGCGCGTGCTGGCGACCCAGTGGCCCTACATCTATGCGCTGTCGCTGGCGGTGTACTGCACCTCGTGGACGTTCTTCGGCACGGTGACGCAGGCGGCGCGCTACGGCTGGCCATTGCCGCCCACGTTCGTCGGCACCATCCTGCTGTACGCGTGCGGTGCATTCCTGCTGGTGCGGCTGGTCCGCCTGGCGCGCGAATCCAATGCCACCTCGCTGGCCGACCTGATCGCCACGCGGCTGGGCAAGGACGGCTGGCTGGCGGCCGCGGTCACGCTGATCGCCGCGCTGGGGCTGATCCCCTACATCGCGCTGCAGCTGAAAGCCGTGGCGATGAGTTTCGCGTTGCTGACCCGTTCGCCGGGCAGCGACGACCTGCCGGCCTGGCAGGACAGCGCGCTTTACGTGGCGCTGGCGATGGCCGTGTTCGCCATGCTGTTCGGCACGCGCCGCGCCAGCGCGGTGGAACACAACCGTGGCCTGGTACTGGCGATGGCCTTCGAGTCGCTGTTCAAGCTGGCCGCGATGCTGGCGTTGGGGCTGTTCGTGTGGTTCGGCCTGCCGGACGTGGTGGCGGCACCGCCGCCGGTGGCGCCCGCGTCGACGACGTACGGCTTCATGCCCCTGGTGGTGTTGGGCGTGCTCGCGATGTTCACCCTGCCGCACCAGATCCACGTGGGCGTGGTGGAGTGCCGCGACGAGGCCCACGTACGCACCGCGCGCTGGATGTTCCCGCTTTACATGGTGCTGATGGCAGCACCGCTGCTGCCGCTGGCGCGTGCCGGCGGCGCGATGTTCGGCGATACGGTGCCGTCCGACCTGTACGTGCTGGCACTGCCGTTGTCGCAGGGCCAGCAAGGGCTGGCGCTGCTGGCATTCCTCGGAGGATTGAGTGCCGCCACCGGCATGGTGGTGGTCAGCACGCTGACGCTCAGCCTGATGATCGGCAACCACTGGCTGGCGCCCGGCCTGTTGCGCGGTGGCTGGTTGCGTGGGACCGGCGGCGACCTGCGTGGCGCGGTGCTGACGCAGCGGCGCATCGGCATCATGGCGGTGATGCTGCTGGCGTGGGCGTACAGCCGCCTGATCGCGGGTAACGACGCGCTGGCCGACGTGGGCGCGGTGTCGTTCTCCGCGCTGGCCACGCTGGCGCCGGCATTGGCGTTCGCCATCTGGCGCCCGCAGACATCGCCGCGTGCCGTCATCGCCGGCATCGTGGCGGGGTTCCTGGTCTGGGCATGGCTGTTGCTGTTGCCGGTGGCGATGGATGCACGCGGTGTTTCCCCGGCGTGGCTGCACACGGGGCCGTTCGGCCTGTCCGGTCTGTCGCCCGATGGCTTCTTCGGCCTGACCGGATGGAGCCGCCTGGGGCGTGCAGTCGGTGTCAGCTTGTTCGTCGGCACGGTGGTCACGCTGCTGGTGGCCAGCTGGCGGGGCAGTGCACCGCGCCGGCACGACAGCCGGGGTTTCGATGCGCAGACACTGCGGGATGCCGGCCGCCGCTTCCTGCCACGCGAACGCGTGGAGGAGCTGCTGCTGGGCGCGCCGCGCACCGGGCCGGTGCCGGCCGCCATCGAGGCACGGCTGGAGCGCGAACTGGCGGCGGTGCTGGGTTCGGCCTCCGCGCGCCTGCTGATGGATGCCGCGCGCCGCGAGAGCGGCGACCTGGAAACCGTGGCCGCCATCGTCGGCGAGGTCTCGCAGGACCTTCGCTTCAACCAGCAGGTGCTGGAGGCCGCGCTGCAGAACATGAGCCAGGGCATCAGCGTGGTGGATCGCGACCAGCGCCTGGTGGCCTGGAACCGGCGCTACGAACAGATGTTCGGGTTCCCGCCGGAGCTGCTGCAGGTCGGGCGCCCGATCGCCGACCTGACCCGCTGGGCGCTGCAGCGCATGCCGCAGCGCGGCCAGGACGAACGCGCGCTGGACCGTCGCCTGGCCTTCATGCGTGCCGGCACGCCGCACCTGACCGAGCGCGTGTTCCCCGATGGCAGCATCGTGGAAATCCGCGGCAACCCGATGCCGGGCGGTGGATTCGTGGCGACCTACACCGACGTCACCGCCTCGCGCCAGGCCGAGCGCGAACTGAAGCTGGCCAACGAAACGCTTGAGCAGCGCGTGGTGGAGCGCACCACGCTGCTGGAGACCGCCAAGCGCGAGGCCGAGCATGCGAACGATGCGAAGAGCCGGTTCCTGACCGCCATCGGGCACGACCTGCTGCAACCGCTGCACGCCGCGCAGCTGTTCACCGATGCGTTGTCGCAGCAGGTGCTGGAACCGCGCCAGCGCGAATCCGTGGTGCAGGTGCGCGGCGCGCTGGATTCCACCACCGACCTGCTGACTGGCCTGCTGGACATGTCGCGACTGGAAGCGGGCGGACTGGTGCCGGAACCGCGTGATTTCCCGCTGGCGGAAGTGCTGGAACCGCTGGCATCGGAGTTCCGCGTCCTGGCGCACGAGCGCGGGCTTGCTTTCCGTTTCGTGCCGACGCGCGCCTGGGTGCACACCGATCCGCAGCTGCTGCGGCGCATCCTGCAGAACTTCCTCGCCAATGCCGTGCGCTACACGCCACGTGGCGGCGTGTTGCTGGGCGTGCGCCGCGCGGGTCGCGACGGCCTACGCATCGAAGTGCTGGACACCGGGCCAGGCATCGCGGAAACGGAACAGCGCGCCATCTTCGAGGAATTCCGCCGCGGCGACGATGTGCCCGGGCAGGGCCTGGGCCTGGGCCTGTCCATCGCCGACCGCATCGCCGGCCTGCTGCAGGCGCCGCTCTCCTTGCGAAGCCGCCTCGGCCATGGCGCTGCCTTCGTGGTCACGCTGCCGCGCGTCGCGGCGCCGTTGTCCGCGGACGCCATGCCGATAGGCAAGCCGGGACTGGGAGGACGTCGTGTGCTGGCGGTCGACAACGATCCCGATGCGCTGGCCGCGCTGCAGCAGGTGCTGGAAGGATGGGGTTGCGAGGTCGCCATCGCATCCGGCGGTGCGGGGGCCGAAGCGGCGGTGCAGGCACGCGCCGCCGACCTGTGGCTGTTCGACTACCACCTGGACGACGACGATACCGGCGTGGCCTTGGCGCTGCGTTTGCAGGCACGCTTCGGCCTGCGGCCGTGCCTGATCCTCAGCGCCGACCAGACCGAAGCGGTGCGGCGCGCCGTGCGTGACGCCGACCTGCCACTGCTGGCGAAGCCGGTGAGGCCATTGGCATTGAAATCGGTGCTGGACCGGCTGCTGGCTGCACGGATATCCGATGTGGGAGCGACGTAA
- a CDS encoding 8-oxo-dGTP diphosphatase, whose protein sequence is MPYTPIVATLGYVLSPDRSRVLLIHRNARADDQHLGKYNGLGGKIERDEDVVAGMRREIHEEAGIHCDDMRLRGTISWPGFGKHGEDWLGFVFVITAYSGTPFERNAEGTLEWVPVDRILELPLWDGDRHFLPLVFDADPRAFHGVMPYRDGRMVSWDYSRI, encoded by the coding sequence ATGCCTTACACCCCCATCGTCGCCACCCTGGGCTATGTGCTGTCGCCCGACCGTTCGCGGGTGCTGCTGATCCATCGCAACGCACGTGCCGATGACCAGCATCTCGGCAAGTACAACGGGCTGGGCGGCAAGATCGAGCGCGACGAGGATGTGGTGGCGGGCATGCGCCGCGAGATCCACGAGGAAGCCGGCATCCACTGCGACGACATGCGCCTGCGGGGCACCATCAGCTGGCCCGGCTTCGGCAAGCACGGCGAAGACTGGCTGGGGTTCGTGTTCGTCATCACCGCCTACAGCGGCACGCCGTTCGAACGCAATGCCGAAGGCACGCTGGAATGGGTGCCGGTGGACAGGATCCTGGAGCTGCCGCTCTGGGATGGCGACCGCCACTTCCTGCCGTTGGTGTTCGACGCCGATCCGCGCGCCTTCCACGGCGTCATGCCGTACCGCGATGGCCGCATGGTGTCGTGGGATTATTCGCGGATCTGA
- a CDS encoding response regulator transcription factor — MPTLLIADDHPLFRAALRGAAADAVAQLSVLEAESLDSVLAALEAHDDIDLVLLDLHMPGNHGLAGLAAVRAQYPAVAVIVVSANDDPRVVRRALDHGAAGYLPKSSGLDELRDAIRSVLACEQWLPASLRGAVSRAQSSEHDTELAARLASLSPQQFRVLTLVAQGLLNKQIADRLDVQERTVKAHLSAIFDRLGVRNRTQAGVVLRELELSDPARHVEG, encoded by the coding sequence ATGCCAACCCTGCTGATCGCCGACGACCACCCGCTGTTCCGTGCCGCCCTGCGCGGCGCCGCCGCGGATGCCGTGGCCCAGCTGTCGGTCCTGGAAGCCGAATCGCTGGACAGCGTGCTGGCCGCGCTGGAAGCGCACGACGACATCGACCTGGTGCTACTGGACCTGCACATGCCCGGCAACCACGGGCTGGCCGGGCTGGCGGCGGTACGCGCGCAGTACCCCGCGGTCGCGGTGATCGTGGTGTCGGCCAACGACGACCCGCGCGTGGTGCGGCGCGCACTGGATCACGGCGCCGCGGGTTACCTGCCGAAGAGTTCCGGGCTGGACGAACTGCGCGATGCCATCCGCAGCGTGCTGGCGTGCGAACAGTGGCTGCCTGCATCGCTGCGCGGTGCGGTATCGCGCGCGCAGTCCTCCGAACACGACACCGAACTGGCGGCACGCCTGGCCAGCCTGTCGCCGCAGCAGTTCCGCGTGCTGACGCTGGTGGCGCAGGGTCTGCTGAACAAGCAGATCGCCGACCGCCTGGACGTGCAGGAACGCACGGTGAAGGCGCACCTGTCGGCCATCTTCGACCGGCTGGGCGTACGCAACCGCACGCAGGCCGGCGTGGTACTGCGCGAACTGGAACTGTCTGATCCGGCGCGGCACGTCGAAGGCTGA
- a CDS encoding 3-hydroxybutyrate dehydrogenase, giving the protein MQTHTFLITGAASGIGAGIAAEMAEAGRHVIVSDLNLEAAEAVAAGIRANGGSAEAVALDVTSQESIDAALAAVSRPVDVLVNNAGLQHVSPLEDFPIEKWDFLVQVMLVGVARLTRAVLPGMRERRFGRIVNIGSIHALVASPYKSAYVAAKHGLVGFSKVIALETADTDITINTVCPSYVKTPLVDKQIADQARTRGISEADVVSQVMLKPMPKGVFIGLDELAGITAFLTSPAARNITGQTIVVDGGWTVQ; this is encoded by the coding sequence ATGCAGACGCACACCTTCCTCATCACCGGTGCCGCCAGCGGCATCGGCGCCGGCATCGCCGCGGAGATGGCCGAGGCCGGCCGCCACGTCATCGTCAGCGACCTCAACCTGGAAGCCGCCGAGGCGGTCGCCGCCGGGATCCGGGCCAACGGCGGGTCCGCAGAGGCGGTCGCGCTGGACGTCACTTCGCAGGAGAGCATCGATGCCGCGCTGGCCGCGGTCTCGCGCCCCGTCGACGTACTGGTCAACAACGCGGGCCTGCAGCATGTGTCGCCGCTGGAAGACTTCCCCATCGAGAAGTGGGACTTCCTGGTGCAGGTGATGCTGGTGGGCGTGGCCCGCCTGACGCGTGCGGTGCTGCCCGGCATGCGCGAGCGCCGCTTCGGCCGCATCGTCAACATCGGCAGCATCCACGCGCTGGTGGCCAGTCCGTACAAGAGCGCCTATGTCGCGGCCAAGCACGGCCTGGTCGGCTTCTCGAAGGTCATCGCGCTGGAAACCGCCGACACCGACATCACCATCAACACGGTCTGCCCCAGCTACGTGAAGACGCCGCTGGTGGACAAGCAGATCGCCGACCAGGCCCGCACGCGCGGCATCTCCGAGGCCGACGTGGTCAGCCAGGTGATGCTGAAGCCGATGCCGAAGGGGGTCTTCATCGGCCTGGACGAACTGGCCGGCATCACCGCCTTCCTCACCTCGCCCGCCGCGCGCAACATCACCGGCCAGACGATCGTGGTGGACGGCGGCTGGACGGTGCAGTGA
- a CDS encoding 3-hydroxybutyrate oligomer hydrolase family protein, which translates to MKPMTRRSCALLLGMALAGCSSTPSPSPAVAHMIEPQRVTEHRGNDDLLTAGLGIDGLRGMAPPAFADAANPTAAELRRRAIWSNWRGIADLSPTGAYGQAYGSVASVPGREYSALARVPGAQQPHRVLVQVPDNFDTARRCVVVTASSGSRGVYGAIAVAGPWALPKGCAVAYTDKGAGTDYFDLDAQQAAREDGTVGTLEAGGLAFMPDAPVGASGVAVKHAHSKDNPEADWGRHVKQAAEFALAALDRAYPQAAPFRFDNTRVIAVGISNGGGAVLRASEEEGDWLDAVVAGEPNILAADAPGARPLYDYTTEAALLMPCALLHLPADTLPQPPLRAQVEPLWTARCAALKTAGLVAGDTPKAQAASAHAQLKAQGWTDQALVAGALSVGFDLWRAVAVTYASAYGRYGVGEHPCGHAFAAQNADFSSRAATAAERAAWWSDGSGIPPGAGVGIVDTKLAPPDFTLPGLQCLRALQSGNDEHARRVQAGIAQTAARFPRTRRPVVVIHGLDDGLVPPAFSSAPYVEQARIANPDVRYWQVRNAQHFDGFLALPAYGARYVPLLPYVYAALDQVEATLDGKRALPANALIDARPRGAGSVEAAQLAIPR; encoded by the coding sequence ATGAAACCGATGACGCGACGTTCCTGTGCCCTGCTACTGGGCATGGCGCTGGCCGGCTGCAGCAGCACGCCTTCTCCCTCTCCCGCGGTTGCCCACATGATCGAACCCCAGCGCGTCACCGAGCACCGCGGCAATGACGACCTGCTCACCGCGGGCCTCGGCATCGACGGCCTGCGCGGGATGGCGCCACCCGCGTTCGCCGACGCGGCCAACCCGACCGCGGCCGAACTGCGCCGCCGCGCCATCTGGAGCAACTGGCGCGGCATCGCGGACCTGTCGCCCACCGGTGCCTACGGGCAGGCGTATGGCAGCGTCGCCAGCGTGCCGGGGCGCGAGTATTCCGCACTGGCCAGGGTGCCGGGTGCGCAGCAACCGCATCGCGTGCTGGTGCAGGTGCCCGACAACTTCGACACGGCACGGCGTTGCGTGGTGGTGACCGCGTCGTCCGGTTCGCGCGGCGTGTACGGCGCCATTGCGGTCGCCGGGCCCTGGGCACTGCCGAAAGGCTGCGCCGTCGCCTATACCGACAAGGGTGCGGGCACCGATTACTTCGACCTGGATGCACAGCAGGCTGCGCGCGAAGACGGGACGGTGGGCACACTGGAGGCCGGCGGCCTGGCCTTCATGCCGGATGCGCCCGTCGGCGCCAGCGGTGTCGCGGTCAAGCACGCCCACTCGAAGGATAATCCCGAGGCCGACTGGGGACGGCACGTGAAGCAGGCGGCAGAGTTCGCGCTGGCCGCGCTCGATCGTGCCTATCCGCAGGCCGCGCCATTCCGCTTCGACAACACGCGTGTCATCGCCGTCGGCATCTCCAACGGCGGTGGTGCCGTGCTGCGTGCCAGCGAGGAAGAGGGCGACTGGCTGGATGCCGTCGTCGCCGGTGAACCCAACATCCTGGCGGCCGACGCGCCCGGCGCCCGCCCGCTCTACGACTACACCACCGAGGCCGCACTGCTGATGCCGTGCGCGCTGCTGCACCTGCCCGCCGACACGCTTCCGCAGCCGCCGTTGCGCGCGCAGGTGGAGCCACTATGGACCGCACGCTGCGCCGCGTTGAAGACGGCAGGACTGGTGGCCGGCGATACCCCGAAGGCACAGGCGGCATCGGCGCATGCGCAACTGAAAGCCCAGGGCTGGACCGACCAGGCGCTGGTGGCCGGTGCCTTGAGCGTGGGCTTCGACCTGTGGCGCGCCGTCGCGGTGACCTACGCCTCGGCGTATGGCCGCTATGGCGTGGGTGAACACCCGTGCGGTCATGCGTTCGCCGCGCAGAATGCCGACTTCAGCTCGCGTGCCGCCACCGCGGCCGAGCGGGCCGCGTGGTGGTCCGATGGCAGCGGCATTCCGCCCGGAGCGGGCGTGGGCATCGTCGACACGAAGCTGGCGCCGCCCGATTTCACCCTGCCTGGCCTGCAATGCCTGCGCGCCTTGCAGTCGGGCAACGACGAGCACGCGCGCCGCGTGCAGGCGGGCATCGCGCAGACAGCCGCACGCTTCCCGCGTACCCGGCGCCCGGTGGTGGTGATCCACGGGCTGGATGACGGGCTGGTGCCGCCGGCCTTTTCCAGCGCGCCCTATGTCGAGCAGGCACGCATCGCCAACCCCGACGTGCGCTATTGGCAGGTGCGCAACGCCCAGCACTTCGATGGTTTCCTGGCGCTGCCCGCCTACGGCGCGCGCTACGTGCCGTTGCTGCCCTACGTCTATGCGGCGCTGGACCAGGTGGAAGCGACGCTGGACGGCAAGCGCGCGCTGCCTGCCAACGCGCTGATCGATGCGCGCCCCCGCGGCGCCGGCAGCGTGGAGGCTGCGCAACTGGCGATTCCCCGCTAA
- the pssA gene encoding CDP-diacylglycerol--serine O-phosphatidyltransferase — protein sequence MSRHFSMLRDFQLADWFTLGNAFCGTGAIFASMRFLQEGGLRDLMIGMALIPLAFIFDALDGRVARWRNQSSVLGRELDSLADVISFGVAPAALAYACGMQGGWDWLVLSYFVACGVSRLARYNVTAEALSGEGDKVKYFEGTPIPTSLVLVIVLAVAANGGHIGPQLWLGVVKIGPWLLHPLVLLFAVSGTLMVSKTLRIPKP from the coding sequence ATGTCCCGACACTTTTCCATGCTCCGCGATTTCCAGCTGGCCGACTGGTTCACGCTGGGCAACGCGTTCTGCGGCACCGGTGCCATCTTCGCGTCGATGCGCTTCCTGCAGGAAGGCGGCCTGCGCGACCTGATGATCGGCATGGCGCTCATCCCGCTGGCCTTCATCTTCGATGCGCTGGATGGCCGGGTGGCGCGCTGGCGCAACCAGTCCTCGGTGCTCGGGCGCGAACTGGATTCGCTGGCCGACGTGATCTCGTTCGGCGTGGCACCGGCTGCACTCGCGTACGCCTGCGGCATGCAGGGCGGCTGGGACTGGTTGGTGCTGTCGTACTTCGTCGCCTGCGGCGTCAGCCGGCTGGCACGCTACAACGTCACCGCCGAGGCCTTGTCCGGCGAGGGCGACAAGGTGAAGTACTTCGAGGGCACGCCGATCCCCACCAGCCTGGTGCTGGTCATCGTGCTGGCGGTGGCGGCCAACGGGGGACACATCGGCCCGCAGTTGTGGCTGGGCGTGGTGAAGATCGGCCCTTGGCTGCTGCATCCGCTGGTGTTGCTGTTCGCGGTGTCCGGCACGCTGATGGTCAGCAAGACGCTGCGCATCCCCAAGCCCTGA